The window attcaaagccATTATGATTCCTATATTTCCATGCCTGGGAATAATCAGTAGTTTAATTAAAGGTTAATAATTTGTTAGGtgtaaattttactaataatacttaattaattttctaaaggATCAAATTCTAGCCatttaaatttatctaaaaaaaatgcataattttacaaaattggaaAGTCAATTCTAGGCCTTCGATCTTGCATAAACGCACCATTTTGTCAAAAGACAGCTCGGTGTTTTTCCCGCCACATAATTAACCGGCTGCGAATGGGGACACGTTCAGTCACCGGCCGTGATTTCGTCCAAATGCATTACCGGCCCCAGGCAAtaattattaaagataaatttCCGTTTAATAGGGATTTTTACTTATTTTCACAATTACCCCCTAAAATTCATTATTATCATTTCACCAGATAATTTTTGTTAATTTCCATATTCAGTGATCGTACTTCGGGATGAACCAACAATAAACTACTTACAAAATTATAaggataatatttaaaataattagacTCTGAGAGGTTAAATTAACATTTCGCAATAATTCATTTCTGCTCGGAGCGTCCGCACGGTTTCTCGGATGCGGTTGGTGAGCATCAAAGACGAAGCCACCACTATAAATAAAGTCATCCCACAGTTTTTAGAGTCACCGATTCCTTTTCCACTAGGAGAAAGCTCTAGCGGACGACGAGGAAGAAGAGATCGAACGAACGAGGGATGGCGTCGAAGAGCAAGATTCTAGTGATCGGCGCCACCGGATACATCGGCAAGCACATCGCTCTCGCCAGCGCTAGGGAAGGCCACTCCACCTTCGCCTTCGTCCGTGCCGCCGCTGGCGCCGACCAGCCCCCTGCCAAGGCCAAGCTCCTCCAAGACTTCCAGGCCGCCGGCGTCACGCTCGTCCACGTACAAGTTTCATTGCTTGCTTATTTATCTGCAAATTAACACCATTTCAGTTTCAGAAAACTTCAATTTGATTTTTCCCTAACTTTCGATTTCTCTCCCTCGAATCATTCCTTTTTTTGTGAAATTAAAACAGGGGGATCTGTACGACCACGGGAGCCTGGTGAGCGCCATCAAGCAAGTCGACGTCGTTATCTCCACCGTCGGCACTTTGCAGTTGAAGGATCAAACCAAGATCATCGACGCCATCAAAGATTCCGGCACCCACATCAAGGTCTGTGATCTTCCTCCCCCAAATTCCAATCTAGCCACCCAACTTATGCGCTCGGAACCAATTGTTGAATTGGCAGAGGTTTTTACCTTCCGAGTTCGGCAACGATGTCGATCGAGTGAACGCCGTAGAGCCGGCCAAGTCAACCTTCGACATCAAGGTACAGATCCGAAGGGCCGTGGAGGCTTCAGGGATCCCTTACACTTACGTGTCCAGCAATTTCTTCGCCGGGTACTTCCTCCCAACGCTCGGGCAGGCTGCAGTTGCCGGTCTTCCAACAGACAAAGTCGTCATTTTGGGTGATGGGAACGTCAAAGGTAACTCATTAATCTATTTCAAATGAAAAGTCGTTattatttcaatatttaattgTGATTTTCTATCCTTTTCCCACCAATTCAATAGGTGTGTTTGCCAATGAAGATGACATCGGAACATACACTGTCAAAGCAGTGGACGATCCCAGAACATTGAACAAGGTCCTGTATCTGAGACCGCCAAGCAACATCCTATCGCACAACGAGCTCGTTTCTCTTTGGGAAAAGAAAGTCGGCAAGTCCTTCGAACGGGTCTATGTTCCTGAAGAAGAAGTTCTGAAGAAGATCCAAGGTTCTACTTGACCAAATgttgttttttttctctcttttttttgccTTGTGATTTAATTGATTATTCCATCGTTTTTATCCTTTTCTCTTACAGAATCTCCTTTCCCATTGAACGTGATTTATGCAATTCATCACTCGGTCTTCATCAAGGGCGACCACACCAACTTCGAGATCGAACCATCATTCGGCGTGGAGGCCTCGGAACTCTACCCCGATGTCAAATATACTTCTGTCGATGAATACCTGAATCGTTTTCTCTAAGAACAAGTAGAACATTGTCGCTTTTCAGTAGTTATGTATGCAAATAAATCACATGTTCATGTAATCATGTTTGTTATCTGTTTGAATTCCATAGTAATCTCTCTTTGTCTTTCTAGCTGCTCGCGTGAGGTTGGGGAAGAAGTTCATTTTTCGTATCAAAAATatgtttattttaaattaattaaaacataaataatattatattaaataattaaaattatttaaacttataaaaatcactttaaaaagaTTATAatcattataataatattatagtCATTAAATAATTACTACTATAATATAGTAATTAATTAATGACTATTATAATATTGTACACTGTatgataattaattaataataaatatagcaatattttgttcaaattaaaaaatttaattaatttaattaaaaaattgatttaaagtattatattttttataaaattaaatttataaactaCATGACCCATTTCATTAGAGTTTGTTCTAGTATGTTCTAGCTTTTGCATGGAGAAGCCTCTGGCCCAATATCGTCCATTGTCCATGaacaatttgattttttttttttaattatgtttattgttgttctttatttttctttttaattagtggTCCTATAAGTCGCCCAAGAAAATTgatcttaaattttttatttcttgcaCCCTCCAAAAGAtgtaaataattttatattatataataaatAGGGTGATATACTTTGTAGAAAATCCCCATAATTTCTTCATCTACCACATATTTATCTGTTTATATAGGATGATATACATGCATTAGATTTAAATAATGCATGTAGCTTTATAGTTatgtaataataaaatataacaaataaaatatgtTACTATATAAATATTAATAGAGATATCTAGTATAATATTACATCAATATTTcgactaaattataatttattattgatactcttcaaataatttataattattttcatcTGTTACATAACTCGTCTTCCTTTAGACTGACACATTATACGTATGATATTTTGTTTATGAACTTTTTTTAATTAGCTTATGTTTTTAACTATCATTCACAATATTTCTAATCAGTCACATAATGTCACTTTCTCTGGACCGATACACTATGCGTATGACATAGAAGTTTAATTTAATTCGTGAGCATCCCTAAACATATATCCTTCATAGGAATGACTTTTCTTTGGGTTAATCACCCTTAGCATGGGCATACATTTCTCTACGTTAATACTCCAAGTCTCTCCAATAGTTCTCGCATTGGCAATATTATATATTCGACTaagcagcaaaaataaagaaGAATACAGGAAAGAAAACtgttaaaaacttagctaaattaagTTATCAATAGATTGATATTAGATATCAATCGATTAACACTCTTTTTAATCGATTAACAATATGTGGGAATCGATTGACACATGCGCTAATCGATTACCCACCATTGGCAATCAATTAGTGCAACAATCGATCCGATGATGGATTCTGAAGGCCACTATTCACGAGTTCATCCACTTTAATCGATTGGCAAACGTCAATTGattcaccgatcgattcagaaaccTTCTGTGGACAACTCAATGAACCTTTATCAATTGGCTCAATTGATTGGTGAAcatcaatcgatcagccaatcgattgagaaacTCTCTATGGACATCCTTAaattcaatcgatcgcccaatcgatttgGAACTTTACTGTTCGCAAATCAGGTTCAGTAATCGATCTGCCCTCATggtaatcgattggtcaatcgatcagcccaATCGATTTGGCAACCCTCTATTTGTGAATTCACGATTAGCAATCAATTAGGACCTTCTCCACACGATTGATATCGGAAAACCTAATTTTCTGAATGCGATTTTAagcttgaaaaatcctaaaattacgtCGTCAATTGCGTTCTTTAAGGATAATGTGAAAAACTCAATTTATAGGTTAAATCATAACCTATCCATGCTACATTCAATGGATATATATCAATTTCACTTATCCATATGaaatcaaatagaaaaattgatgTATATATATGCATTAAAAAATAATCCTCACACCTTAAAAACTGACAATAAGTTAattcttagctctgataccaattgttagtgaTCATGTCCGAGATCGAGAAACTAGAAAACTGGAGATGACGTGGCTTACTGACTTGTAGAAGACCGTGATCCTCGCTTCCCCACTCTCTGCAAAACAAAAACcaaactagggaaggggtccttagcgttggtcctccgatgctcaaattAGGAGTAGAAGTGGAGAGAGAAAGCAGTGCAGAATGATAATAATCCTCCCCCTCAAATATGAAACTTCCCTTTCTTTTATACTTTTTCTTGTGACCCTCTATCTTCCTCTTGTTTAATGGCATTAATTACCTTATAGAAGGCATCTTTGTTTTGACTTCCTTGCATTCATTGATGGAGTATTTTCTTTTGCTTTGGTTTCATTTAATGATGGAGTGTTCTATTTGATTTCCACTTCCCCTTTATTCTAGGCCATGCGTTATATCGGGCGGGTGTCCCAGTCGGCCCTCTCCGAGCCGAGCAGGTGTCTAGTCGGTCTTCTCCAAGCGGCCTATGTATATCCGAGCGGCCACTAAGTCGACCTCCACTAGGGTTCAATGGCTAAACCTCTCGCCTGactttgaccaccttgactttgacctgcACTGTGGCCATTGACCCGGACCACGTGGGCCCCTCCTTGTAGCCGCATCAtataagcctccccttcaagtctagtcgaaggaggttgcaagtctgACTAACTAGATAAGTAATGCCTTAAGTGGTTTCCTCAGCTATTCGGACTATTCTCAATCATCGTCCGCTCGGATTGTGATGGATCCCTTAGCTCAATCAACGCTCAAGCCGATCAGTCGGCTTCCGATCACCTTCGCTACATCTGACTATGACAGATGGACGTTCGGCCATGTGACCGTCATCTTCGTCGATCAGGACGATGAACTGCCGCACTTGGAAACTTTTCCTTTCCTAGCTCTGGGCGAGCCCGATTTCTACTGCCGTCATCTGAATTTCTCGAAGATCGTGCAAATCCCTactcattaaggtcgagcacgtgGCCATACTTTTTAATTAAGGTCATTATATGCAGCCGACTGACCGCATGCCACGTGTCCCACATTCTGTGGCTGCATGCCTGACATGACAGGCAGATAACCGTTGCTGACGTGACCAGCGCATGTTCGAATTCAACGGCTAGATCCGCATTTAGGTTTTCACAACCTATGATTGGACATATGAGGTCGATCAGCTGCTAGGTTAATAAGCTTCGCGTATGTCGTTGTCTTCCCCACTTCGTGCCTTCGTCTGAGAGCCCTGTTATTGCTGAAGTTCGCATCTCCTCCGACGATCTCCATTGCAGGCCTCTTCGACCGATTCATCTTCCTTGTAAGCAGCTTCATTGATCGATTCTATAGCGTTTGTTTATCACCTCCCATCTTCGATCTCCTTGAGTTTTTGTTTCTCGTCTTGTTCTTCGCCCTTTGTTTCTTCAACGTGTCCTGATGGCAAGCTCGTCACAAGCTCCTGTCACCGCCCATGGACTCTGGTACACAACCATAGAGTCCAGGTTCGACGCATGTAATGCGGAGAGTTTGAGGGCTGCATACGAAATTTCCTCGAACTATCAAATTGGTCTTCCCTCGCCCTTTGACCGTCCGAACGAACCGTCGCTCAGCTTTGTATGTTTTTTTAGGAACCAATTTGTAGTTGGTCTGCGATTCCCGGTCCACCCTTTCTTTTTCGCTATTTGTAAATATTTCCGAATTCCTCTCCATCAGCTAGTGTCAAACTCCTTTCAACTATTGTGTGGGGTCGTCATTTTATTCCGCCTGCACGGCCTTCCCCTAACTCCTCGACTCTTCCATTACTTCTATTATCCCAAGTTGTCCAAGACGGGGACCTTTTTAtttcaagcccgagtgggctcagtcttttttgacaagatatctgaaggatcgaaaagaatttaaatatccccacaattgcatgatattgtctactttgcgcctaagctctcatggttttgatcttgagctctacccaaaagacctcattctaatggagatatttttctcttataagcccatgatctttcctatgtattttcaatatgggactatgtttgcaaccttgcaaccccacaatcctcccccccccctcaaacaaaggaccacaggtttcccacgtccgatcctcgacccaccaagtcttcctgcccctcggtccacccgacctactaggacttccttacctagccgcaactagaacttcctgcctggtgtctggtcctcttgatccgaatataGGAGCCTCCACTTTATTTGTTCAAGGTCAGTATTGTACCCTCATGGCTCAAttagatcatagctcttgtgcatagtTGGCAGTTAAACTTTCTGGTAGTCcggactctgatactaattgaaggatcgaaaagaatttagatatctctacaatgacatgatattatccactttgggtctaagtcatcatggttttactcttggactctacccaaaaggcctcattccaatggagatatctttctcttataagccCAGGATGTTTCCtatatattttcaatatgggactatgtttgcaaccttgcaaccccaacaatgtcgtcctccaataagcatCGGAAGGAATATTACTTCTTTGTTAAGTTCCCCGAGTAGCCAGATTTCCCGACCGGCTGGAAACTAGAGGTCGTGAACCCACCATCGCTTGGGAGGTACAAGGGTCAGTCAGAATATCTCTAGGCAGCCTCTAGCTTAGTCGGCCAGATGTATCATATACACAAGTTGTTGCTGGAGGGCGTCCTATATATCTTTGGCCTGAGCCCGATCAACACAAGGCTTTCGACCAGCCTAGGTATACTCTATCTTGGTCTTACCTTTGAATTTAACTGATTTCTTTCCTTCTTTTACAGCTCGAGTCATGCTACACGCGCGTTTGGCCGGCAAGGCCAAGCTTGCGGATGTGGAGATCAATGCTGCAGCAGTGGCTGAACTGGCGAGCCAAGGAGGGCAGCCGGTCGGCTCACAAGAAAACCCGCTCGGAGAGAGCAAGGGAGTGCTAGTCCTTAGCGGTCGAAGGGGTAGCCAGTCGGGCGCCCAGCGGTGGAGCGGTTAGTGCTTCAAATCCCCATCTGAACAACTCTTGGGGATCCCAGTCAAGGAGACGTTGGACTCGACCTCTTCTGGGGAACCACTGATAAGCTGCAAGAGGCGCCAAGCGGAAGTTGCCTCGCAATCCCCTTCCTCCTCGATGCGAACCCCTACGAGATCAAGCCCGCATCTTCCGTCCGTCGAGCGGGTTGAAACCTCGACACCTGCTCTCCCACGATGATCGTTCCCCTTACATCATCTAATCGAACACCATCAATGTCCGATCTGCCACGAGGAACGGTTTGTGCGCCGCTAGTCGCTTTCATGTTGTCGCCAAAGACtcagaattccatcatccggcCAGCGACAACGTCTCGATTGGCAGGAAGAACCACCTCTGCACAATCAGCTCCGAGCGGCCAGCGCCACATAACTGCGACCCTCCGTCTTCTAACTGAGAAATGGCACGAGTCGGACGACACTGACATCCGAGCCCCCGAGCACCAAATAATCATCCAGGGGTCGCTCGTATAGATATGGGTTGACACCTGGGCCCGAGCTGCAGTCATGCCTCCTAGGGTGCTCGCGAACAACCATACTCATATGTCCACTAGGATAAgctgtgtattttcttctttttaatcTCTGATCAATTCTTAATAGTCTACTGAATCCTCGCAGTATTAGGTAGAGAGTCTagccatgtgccaaaggctcgTCTTTTTGGAGCAAGAAGTCAAATAGCTGCGGGAATCGAGCGCCAATCATCTGCTTCCCAGGCGTAGCTGGAGCAGATGAGCGCGGAGATGGCTCAACTAAGAGCCGATCTGAGCTCGAGCGCTGAGAAGCTGAAGGCTGAGAAGGGCAAGAGCACCAAGTAGGCCACACAACTAGCTCGACTCAATAAACAGGCTGATACCTTTGAGGGCAAAATCTGTTCGGTTAACACCAGGAAGCTCCGGGCGATCGAAGATCTGGAGATCAAAAACAAAGAGTTTCAGGTGTTGGCccagaacttgaaggaagctGAGGCCGCGTTAAAGGCAAAGCAGGATGGACGAGCGACCGAGCAGACTGCCGCAAAAACCCAGCTCGTTGCGAAAGATGAAGAGTTGGTGGCATTGAAGTCAgagctggaggcctcccgagcggctttAGAGACCTACCAGGGAGCCAAGTCGAGTAGGTTTGAGGTCATGAATCAAGCCTACATCCGCTCGGAGGCTTCCAACGACAAGGTTGCCGATTCGGCATTACACCTATTCAATCTAATGGTCGACAAGATGCTCAGCCAGCTCAAGGAAGGCGACTACCTTCCCACTGCTTTGAAGAGTAAGATCATCAGTCAGGATAATAAGCTGACTGAATCGCTACCTGACGATACCTTGGATTATCTGAAGTGAGTATTGCTTGTTAGTCTCCTCATCGTCGTTCGACATTTTTTCTTTTTGGTTCGACTTGCATAGTCCACGCATTGCTATGAAAATGAGTGAAACTGCGAAGTGCTTAGCGTGGCTTCATGATGTTCCGATCGGCTACAGGTAAGTATAGCCGATTGGTGACGGGCAGCCATATCCAATTGCTGAACGACTATACTATTTTGAAAAGTTAGCTTTGGCGCACTTTGCTGCTCCACCGTTAATCGGGATAAGGGTTCATGAAGGGACTATTGAAGTAAtataggtgccctaggttttgatgtttgggcaaaggtttaagttagctTTATTATTGTATTCGAtatacattgtgagtgtgcaggatataggtacaataaggaaagttcaaGTAAATTTTGGTAAAGGAGAAAAGTTCATggatgagtcttggtggtgtaagtccaagcgtgtagtcttggcaatggatgaagtctcggaggcgcgacctcttggcaaaggaaaacccgacaacaatgacaaggccgatggaagctctagaaggcaagacataaaggatggggaggcatctgatggacgcaaggctgatggaggaggatagaaggttaggtctaggttggtcgggcgaggacgagtactGAGtaaatgtactcgggggttaaatcctaggattagggtttttactgtagcgttactatagcactactgtagcattactgcagtagtactatagcgttactgtagcaataatgtagcagtcgactggtgcattcatcagtcgattgatagcTGACCGTTGGCTTttaacggtcgaatttcacttaggaccagtcgactagtggttgCACTAGTCGACTAGTGGCGGGGAAAATAGTAagtgttttcctcccgagctctatttaatagagctcggggtgcttggctaaggttgacgaaattagtggtggttaaccctaattagagtctccaagtacccaagtgatctagcgtgcttgtatgAGATTGTGGCGAGGATTCTCCACCACaaagagctacgtgagctagccagaAGTTGtctggggaatcatccaccgatagatcgagatcgtccaccttatggatagttaggagttttatctccgaaTCACGTTAAATTAACGTGTTAAGTTTactttctattgttagtatttgtttttatatTCCGTTGTGCGTACTAACCATTGTAGTAAGCAAAtgttgggtgagacgctattcacccccctctagcggacgtcaaggtcccaacagggaccggggtttaaggtcacctctcgaccgtcgatggagactggATTTAAGGTCATCgatcgaccgttgatggagattgGGGTTTAATgttgtcgctcgaccattgatggagatCGGGGTTTAACATCGTCACTCGACGGtcggtgaagacaggggtttaatgtTGTCGCTCAACGATCGGTGAAGATAGcggtttaatgtcgtcgctcgacggttggtga is drawn from Zingiber officinale cultivar Zhangliang chromosome 1B, Zo_v1.1, whole genome shotgun sequence and contains these coding sequences:
- the LOC121988334 gene encoding phenylcoumaran benzylic ether reductase Pyrc5-like is translated as MASKSKILVIGATGYIGKHIALASAREGHSTFAFVRAAAGADQPPAKAKLLQDFQAAGVTLVHGDLYDHGSLVSAIKQVDVVISTVGTLQLKDQTKIIDAIKDSGTHIKRFLPSEFGNDVDRVNAVEPAKSTFDIKVQIRRAVEASGIPYTYVSSNFFAGYFLPTLGQAAVAGLPTDKVVILGDGNVKGVFANEDDIGTYTVKAVDDPRTLNKVLYLRPPSNILSHNELVSLWEKKVGKSFERVYVPEEEVLKKIQESPFPLNVIYAIHHSVFIKGDHTNFEIEPSFGVEASELYPDVKYTSVDEYLNRFL